In Corylus avellana chromosome ca8, CavTom2PMs-1.0, the genomic stretch ATTGACGTTTGGAGattttttacaaaagaaaaagaaagtgtcAAATTAGGAGATTAAGTGTAATTCTCCAGAAAGTTTCAATGAATCTTTACATATCTTGGGTGAATTCATGATGGGTGTGTATGTTACATCTATGTAAATGGACGATAACGTTgtgaatgaaataaaattttatttcgaaAAAGACACTTCAATTCACATTTTGCCTTGATAAAACATCTAAATTCTAAAATGAGGCAACATCAAACTACTTTTCTTCTACATAAGCAACTTTGAAGGGGGTCACATACTTGAGTATTTGAATattgatgcagcgtaggatcaTGATAGGCTAGAAAcacagcaagtagaagggataaatatttctaaggtCGTGAGACTATcaacaaatcaaagaaatcttctccAAACAATAGATActatctagggtttgaaggaaaataaagtaGAAACTTAACTCTGAGTACttttattgaagaaaaccaaataataatcaaagctACGTTCTCAGGGTTATagacatgtatttatagccctaaCACATCTAAACCTAATAGAAAGCATAATTAAAGTCGGTTTTGTGAATCTACGCTGGCCGTTCGGACAGGACATAACTTTTATTGAAGAAGACCAATAATCAAAAGCTACGTTCTCAgggttataagcatgtatttataaccCTAACACATTTAAACCTAATAGAAAGCATAATTAAAGTCGGTTTTGTGAATCTACGCTGGCCGTCCGGACGGAGTTATGGGACATAACTCCGTCCGGACGGTCAGAGGAAAAAAGCAGTAAATAGCAATAACATAACATAGGCGTTTGGATGGGCTCCAGACGAGGGCTTCAAACATGGCTCTCAGGTTTGGCTTCATTCGGACGTGCGTCAGATGTACTTCAAACGAGGTTCCTGGGTTGGGCCTAGTTCAAACGTGCGTTAGACGAGCTTCAGACGAAGATCTCGGGTTCACTCTTGTCTCGACGGATGCTCTCCTTGTCTGGATGGGCTTTAGCCTCCGTGCGCGTTTGTGATCTTGTCTTGATCTTCCTTGGCATGACTCCTCTCGGTGTCTCCACACTTGCATCTGCTTGGGTCTTCCTCATGTAAACCCAAGCACTTTGATCTACATAAAATACCCACGTGTCCTAGCAACCGACCAAGCCTTATTTTCCATTCAAACATAGCGACGCCACAACCCTTGTTGCTCCACCGAATGCCACCTTTGAACCTATTCTTCTGTCAAAAGCAAACTAAGGTAAAGGGGTTGTAGTACCCAAAGTATTTacttgtagtgacccaaataattaactaagcttaggtagcttagttagagggttaatttgggttttgggtcactaggtaCAATTGTAGGGCAATTTTGggaattttaaactttttgactGTACGTACTCCCAATAGTATCGTATGTACGCTCTTGTTTTTAGTGAGGACGTACGTAGGGGGACCATTGTACATACTCCTGCAAATCGTACGAGGACGTACGCAGGGGGACCACCCAAACGTACGCTGACTCTTGGATAACCCCTGGGTCACTAGGTACAACGCATCCTTTAATCCGGTGGGGAAACAATACCGTACATACGCCGCAATAGTACCGTACAtacgctacttttcagaatcaCCTGTAGCGCCCTCAGCTTTTTCttacctataaataccccttaccCCTCACCCTCTCATGCTCATTTTCGCCCCAGGCTCTCTGAAATCCCCTATGTGAGTGTTCTTGTGAGTTTAAGAGTTTTGTGAAAAATGAGAAGTGGTTTCTTGAAGGCCTTACTTCTAGGAGGTAACCTTCTATGCTTAAGTTTCTCTCTAGTTGTTATACTACTTTTCTagactagcttagttgttggtttgagtTTCTAACTAGGTTAAGCTTTAATCTTGATAGGGGTTGAGTTAGCGTTTCATCCTTGTTAAACATTTTTCCTTGTGCATGGAGGCTTTATTTTGAGGTAGGGAGTCTTAGAAATCCTTTTGGGTAGTTTCAGAACAtgttgggaggataggaggacgttGGGAACAAATGACGTTCTACCTGGACCTTCTGAGCGGATGTACGGCCACGAGACCGGACGTACGGCCACGAGACCGGACGTACAAGCCTTTTGGGCGGACGTATGGCCACGAACCTGGATGTACGATCAGAAGCGTTCCAGTAAATGCCATTTTTACCAATCATCCGATAGCTCCTGTTTTCACGTTCTAGGTTTGTCTtagttggacttaggactaatagaaggttttccacagaATTGGAGAACCTAGAACGTGTGGAGGGATACTCAGAGACTTTCttcgacccaggtgagttttaactcacataatgctcaccATTTATTTTCCCGCATTTCACGATTGTTTTGTGTACCAAAGCATgtatatttacaactctcacgatatactccttgttgcacatgaactgTAGCTTTCtatgaaaatgtgctacttaacaaagATAACGAcattgagacttgtaaaagcatgcatgtaaaatacagacaagactaattgcatcatatgacatggtataccggtacgtacgggataacggccatgggcttactatacatgttaactttaaggtcaaatgtgtgtgtgatatatgggcttggatccaatggttgtttcgtgactggcacatatttatattatgaggtattGTGTTTACTTGGTTATATGAATGTGTGGTTGTTTTAGTTACTGCTCTCTATTCCTATAATTTAAAAGTCTTTCGCTGAGGTCTCTCGCATATGAGAGGTtatgatccctgagtcttgtgcCGTTGAGGGATAGGGTTGGGAGACGAATCATGGGGTCGATTACCAGCTAATTGATTTTTCTATCAGGGTCgttacaattggtatcagagccttatgCTCTAAAGGACTATAggataaaaggaaagaaagctTATGCAATGATCACACTAGAGTATAAGCTAGATAGTTGCTAGGACTTAGTTTCTAGGTTGGTTGCTCGGTTCTAATCGAGTCGGTTCTAACTCTGCTCTTCGTTGCAGAGAATGCTATAGCGAAGGAACCCAACAACCAGGCCTAATACCCTAGAAATTGGGAATGCTAAAGACGATGTTTATCTAAAATCAATGGACATTCCAGTCTACGAAGCAGCGCCCTTAAAAATGGATCAATTGATGGATGCGATTGGCCGGTTGGTGTTGGCTTTAGATCATGATAGGGTCACAAGGTAGCCAGCCGCAGGACTCGGTTGTTCTCTAAAGGACTTCTGTAGTCATCATTTGGACAGTTTTGATGGTAGGAGCGATCATATCAATGCAGAGAACTGGCTAAATGATATGGAGGAATTGTTGACTACTACTGGGTGCACCAATGAGCAGAAGGTGGCTTACACTACTTATAAGCTAACTGGGGAGGCTAAACTCTGGTGGCAAGGCAAGAAGATTGTGCTTGCCGCTGATTTGGGTTTAGAGATTGCCATTACTTAGGACATCTATAAGCACGAGTTCAATCGACACTTATTTCCCATAGTCGTTCAGGAGGCGAAGGCATTAGAATTCTTGGACTTGGCCCAGGGAAGTATGCAGGTGATTGAGTACGCAACTAAGTTTCTTCAGCTGTCAAGGTTCGGCATGTACCTCATTTCgaatgaggagaagaaggaaaagaagttTGAATGGGGTCTAAATACCCGTATTCGAACAATGCTGACCTGCTTTGACATCTGTGATTTCCCCCAGTTGGTGGATCAGGCTTTGATCTATGAAGAGAGTTTAAAGGAGAATGCATTGGAATATGTGGATCAGAAGAGGAGGGCTCAAGGACCTGGTACTTTGGTAGGAGGAGTTGGGCCAGCTAAGAGGATGGAAGTGGAGAGTTAGCCACCTCAGAGGCCACAAGGACGTGCCTCGAATACCCTTCAGGCTCAGTAGCAAAAAAGTCAGATGCCTGAACTGTGCCAGAAGTGTAACAAGGTTCATTGGGGCCTTGTAAGATGGCAACCGGGACTTGTTATCAGTGCAGCCAGTTCGGTCACTTCAGCAAGGACTGNNNNNNNNNNNNNNNNNNNNNNNNNNNNNNNNNNNNNNNNNNNNNNNNNNNNNNNNNNNNNNNNNNNNNNNNNNNNNNNNNNNNNNNNNNNNNNNNNNNNTTTTAgttttttcttcctaattgCATCATGACTTCCAAActgtaattttgtttaatgagtATGTTctattatttgtattataagataattttctagttttttttttaaaaaaattcttttaaaatttttttgagttacTAAACTATTTCAACATAAACTAGCTAGATTGTCcgttttgaaaatgtttttctctaaaaaaaaaattagaaaattaaaatatggtTGGAGGTATAGTGGTTGTCTTTGCACCCATTGCCTTTTAGTTCATCTTCTTTTTAAGATTTGGATAGAGCTTCATACATAGGATTACTAGGTGGCACTTTTACTGGAATTGTTTATCTACTTCATAGTATTTAGTTATTCCTAattggataaagttttcctctaaactgagtttgaagaatttccttcaacctagtttataaaaatggcatatgtcccttttttttaataacatggagatgcacatgattttttaataaaaattattccaactttgtccttCCTAATTCCTTTGTGACCCTGTCTTTTCTATGACAAACAATAAAGTGTTTATATATAAAGCAAAAAATTGAGCATTTCAGCCATATATGATTTATTGTATGATTATCTCTATTCAGactattatatacatatatgattgtttattttgttgttttaaaaCTATGATTGTCTCTTAATTTCACTTGAAAACTATAAGTTCATGAAATATGTCAAAGTTAAAAATTATAGACTCAttcttccaaaaaataaaaaaaaaaaagctcggCCCTTACAATAGTGATTTTCTAACTCTGCCACTACCCATGATACACTTTAATCAGTTGAAGAGTTATCTTccaaagttttgtttttgtttaaaagaaaatcatttgtTTAAGATTTCTGATTTTTGTTGTCATATGGTGGGCTCATCGGTGGTACACACCCCAACTATACTTTGCTTCAGAAAGGTCCTAAAAAAGCAGCCATCTTTCTAAACATAAGTCCGATACTTTATATTTATAACTCAAATATTAGGGTTATTTACACttcaccccccaaagtttgagctgattttcaatttgacctccaatgtttcaatttttacaatgcaccccatcaaagttttaaaattcttcaATATGCCCCATCCGTAAacaatttccatccaatttaaccGAAAATTGTCATGTGCCAAGCAcgtgtatttttttcttaaatttccaaaattgtcccatatattttaacaaatttcaaaaatacccccAAGTCAAACcaaagtatataaaaataaataaaaatggtgGTGGCTCCTTTGGCCATTAATTCCATATAGTCTATCCAAGCCCTTAACCCTttcttagcagggttggcgctatccTAATGAACCTATAATACAATACAGGTGCCCTGGATACTATACATACCATCCGTTCACAAAATCCTCCAGACGTTCCACACCCTcgaaatttgagaaaatacatATCATCAATTCTAAACTCAAGCTAAAACAAGTCATAGACCTATATATGCTTGAAATAGAATTTTTGCCTGACCATCAAACGTTCTGACAAAAGGAATCAAACGTTCGATCACAACATCGAACGTTTGGATAGAGAAGGTCAAACATTTGGTGCTGGGAAGAAAACACATTTCGAACCAAAAAGCCACCAAACCACTTCTAAGTAAGTTCTAAGGTCTTAACACGATCCCTAATAAAGTCCTAACCCAAAATAATACCTAAATGCAAAAGAAACGAAGTCCaatattatcaaaatattaaactATCATTAAACTAGGATTAAggtgttattaaaaaaaaaaaaacacaactacaagcttaaaacctataaattaaGCCACGAAAAACACCTAAACATTATAACAACAAGATAAGGAACAAGTTAAGCTAAAAAGATTACttccttgagagcaaaaccacCAATAAACTCTTATTCTTCTTCAAAACACTCTCACGCACACTCACAAGGGTTTCAATGAGCAAAAGGAGCAGAAATGAGCTTATGAGCGAATGGGGTGGGATATTTATAGATATGGAAAGCTAAGGATAAGATTTGAGCTACTTTTTCTCTGATCTGCGTACAATTAAACGTTCAATGTACTATTACCCAACGATTTTAGGGTTGCAAACAAACGTTCGGTGGTCCATGGTCAAACATTTGAGGATAGGGTTAAGCTCGAACGTGCGGTGGTCCACGCATGATCGTTCTTCACTAGAGCTTTGACTGAACATTTGATCATAAGGCCTCGAACGTAAGGTCAATagccaaaattcaaaattcttaTTTCCAATAAATCCTATTGAACTTAATAAACTCATTAACCTCTTCTTAAGCTAAACACAACCTAGTAATGTAATGACCCTGAtgggaaaatcaattaactggtaattgacccAATGGTTCATCTCCCAACCCTATTGCTCaacgggacaagactcaggaaTCATAACATCTCCTATGCGAGAGACCTCAGCGGAAAACTTTTAAACTATAAGAATAGAGAGCAGTAACTAAAACAACCACATATTCATACACCAGAGTAAACACaatacctcataatataaataTGTCACCAAAAATATTAGTCCGCAGACCATCATAACATATTACAAACCACTAGATAATTGTCttacaaaagataaaaagatcaAAGCCTAAGTTTAAGCAATGCCAAAGAGATGACAATCTCGATCATTGCCTCCCGTATGGTTCCTCCATCCCACACGGAAGTTAGCCAAACAGGGTCCATGTCTTCAAAAACAACTCGGATCAGGTCTTGAGCAATCACCCAAATCAGGTCCGTAGGCATCttctatgctagctaaaccTCACAATTATTTATAGTGGAGGGAGAAACATAAAAATTGGTGTAAGTTCAAAGACTTAGTGAAaattaatgcacataatacccatgCCATTATTTTGTGATGAACTCCGTTTGGTAAAGAATGCAACAGTTTAATCATGACAGTTATACAaggatgcaatatagatatagtacatgcttataatcatgagtaacagtgatagttcaacagttggtctacccgagatattacccgttctcagtagggttggcacTATCCCGAGGGACatgtaatacaatgccagtgccccaaccattgtatgctaccataCATAACATCAGCAGCCTgatcgagtccgacctcgggtgggcccacactactaatgatgtccaTTCTGTAATGACCGCCCATTAAGGTTgtgccggtcacgaaacaatCATTAGATCCAAGACCCATATATCACACAcaaatttgaccataaagttaacatgtatagtaagcccatggccattatcctGTACGTACcaatgtaccatgtcatacgatgcaattagtcttatccGTATTTTGCaagcatgcttttacaagtctcaatgTTGTTATCTTTTTAAGTATCACATTTTCACTAAAAGCTAGAGTTAATGTGCAACAAGGAGTATATCGTgaaagttgtaaatatgcatattttggtacacaaaataatcGTGCAATGCGAAAAATTAAATGGCCAGCATTATGTAAGCTAAAACTCACCTAGATCGAACAAAGTCTCTGAGTATCCTTCAACACTTtccgggttctccaaatctatggaaaaccttctattagtcctaagtccaactaaaacAAACCTAGAACGTGAAAATAGGAACTATCGGACGATTGGTAAAATGGTGTTTATTGGAACGCTTCTGACCATACGTCCAGGTCTGTGGCCATATGTCCAGTCTCGTGTCCATAAGTCCGCTCAAAaagttcaggtagaacctcatttgttcccaacgtcctcctatcctcccgaCATGTTCTAAAACTACCCAAAAGGATTTCTAAGACTCCCTACCTCAAAATAAAGCCTTCATGCACAAGAAAACACGTTTAACAAGGATGAAATGCTAACTCAACCCAAATCAAgattaaatcttaacctagcTCGAAACTCAAACCAATAACTAAGCTAGTCTAGAAAAACAGTATAACAACTAAAGAGAAACTTAAAcgtagaagattacctcctacAAGCAAGGCCTTCTAGAAACCATTTCTCCTTCTTCACAAAACTCTCAAACTCACAAGAACACTCACACAAGGGATTTCAAAGAGCCTGGGGGCAAAAATGAGCATGAGAGGGCAAAGGGTAAGGGCTATTTATAGGTGAGGAAAAGCTGAGGGCACTGCAGGTGATTCTAAAAAGTAGAGTATGTACGGTACTATTTTCCCAACGGACCAAAAGCTGTATCATACGTTTATGCATTATCCAGGGGTTATCCAAAAGTCAGCGTACGTTTGGGTGGTCCCCCTATGTACGTCCTCGTACTATTTGCAGGCGTACATAAGGTGGTCCCCCTGCGTACGTCCTCACTAAAGACAAAAGCATACGTATGGTACTATTGGGCGTACGTATGGTTAGAAAGtttgaaatttccaaaatggCTACAGCTGTACCTaatgacccaaaacccaaattaaccctctaactatgCTAcataagcttagttaattatttgcaTCACTACATTTTCCCCTCCTTACAAAAATTATGTCATCGAAATTTCatgataaaaataccaaaaggACAGCACTTAAAAGGAAGTAGAATGTTACCTTTCGTCCGTAGTATCGTCGGTATCGTGCTCAATAGATTCCTAGGCTATCTCCTCCCACCCACCAACTGGCACCACTTCGTCCTCAAATAGTTGTGGAAAGTCACCTCGTAAGTCGTCTAGCGCATCGTACTCAATATTACCCACGATATACCAATCATCATCAATCTCAACTCCTAAATCCATCAGCTCACAGAATGCGTAGTTTCACATGCAATCTGGGTCAACTGGTATTGGCACCATAACCCTGTAGAGAAAAGCAAATTCTTTCTTAGTCGACTATTCCATTACCCAAAATAGAAATAGGTATACTGTCCAAGTATAATCTTTTAAGAAAAGAGTCATACAAAATCAAGTTGCAAACAAATGCAGATAACAATTCTGCATGTCTTGCTCTGCCCCCTACGGCTTCCTCGACACCATGGTTACGCCACAATACCTTAACGATAAGGATCATCTTGGTACATAGCACTTGATCCTTTCGATCCGTGATCTTCACTGGCTCCTCAACGTGAGTCAACCCTTCTTGAATTCCCAATGGCTTGTAGTCCACAATGATGTCGGGGTTAGCGATGTACTTCCTTAACATCGAAACATGGAAAACATCATGTGTCCCTACCAAATTTGGGGGGTAAGGCAACTCTGTACGCCAATCTCCCCACTCTCTGAGTGATATCGAAAGGTCCAATAAATCGGGGCCTAAGCGGGGTTCTTCCCAAATTGCATCACTCCAATCATGGACGATATTTTAAGGAATAGACGATCCCCTGCATCAAACTCCAACGGGCGTCTCCAATTATCGGCATAACTCTTTTGTCGACTTTGGGCTGCACTCATCTTCTGTATGATGATAAGCACTTTGTCTTGCGTATCTTGAATCAGTTCCAGCCCCAACTTCTGTCTCTCACCAACGTTTTCCCAATATAAGGGCGACTGACACTTACGTCCGTAAAGTGCTTCATACGAAGGCATTCTAATAGTCGCCTGATAGCTGTTATTGTAGGCAAACTTGATCAAAGGTAGATATTGAATCCAGCTACCCTTGAAGTCCAATACATAAGCCCGTAACATATCCTCCAAGATTTGGTTAGGTCGCTCTGACTGACCATCTGTCTGAGGGTGAAAGCAGTACTAAACTTCAATTCAGTCCCCATCTCCTTCTGCAAGCTCTACCAGAACCTTGAAGTAAAACGAGAGTCCCTGTCAGAAATGATTGCCGATGGTACTCTATGTAAATGGACTATTTCTAAACATATAGTCTGGCCAACTTGTCCATCGAATCCTTAACCTTCATGGGAATGAAGTGAGCACTCTTCGTGAGACGATCGACTACCACCCAAATGGAATCTTCTCCAATGGGTGCCTTGGGTAGCCCCAGTATAAAGTCCATGGCATCTTGTCCCACTTCCACTTTGGTACAAGCAACCGTTCCTGCCGGCCTCTAATGCTCCGCATTCACTTGTTGACAAGTTGGACATTTTTCCACAAACTTCGCAATGTCCCGCTTCATATTGTTCCACCAATGCGACTCCTTCACGTTCTTGTACATCTTCGTACTTCCAGGATACACAATGTATGGAGAACAATGAGCCTCGCTCATTATCTCCTTCCTTTGTCCTCCACCTTCTAGAACACACACTTGCTTGAAATGGGGATGAGCAACCCATTGTCCTTATGGCAAAACTCCTGTGCCTTTCCTTCTCCTAGCAATTGCTTGATCTTAGCACACTCAGGGTCCTCCAGTTGAGCAGTTTTAATCCTTGCAAGCAACTCCGATTGAACCATCAAGTTAAACAAGTGTTCAGGCGCACCCTCTCATACCACTTCTAATCCCATCCTAGCGAGCTCCAAAACTAGCTAGGGTTAGGAAATCTCAAGGGCGGCAAGCTCCACCGTTGATTTCCTACTCAACGCGTCTGCTATTACGTTAGCCTTGCCAGGATGATAGTTAATTTACAATCATAATCCTTGATCACCTCCAGCCACCTCCTCTACCTCATGTTAAAATCCTTCTGAGTAAAGAAGTACTTCAAGCTTTTGTGGTCCTTGTAGATCTCGCACTTCTCACCATACAAGTACTGCCTCCAAGTCTGCAAAGCAAACACGACCGCTGCCAGCTCCAAGCCGTGCATAGGATAATTCTGCTCGTACTCCTTTAGTTGTCGTGATACATAAGCAATAACCTTGTCATCCTACATCAGTATGCACCCTAATCATTTCTTAGAGGCGCCACTATACACCACGAAATTGCCAAATCCCGTGGATAATGCCAAGATAGGAGCAATTATCAAGCACTTCTTCAACTCTTGAAAACTCTTCTCGAACTCATCCGTCCAAAGATAGCGGGCTTTCTTTGTATTCAACGCAGTAACTGGTCCCGACAGCTTTGAGAAACCCTCAATGAAACGTTAGTAATAACTAGCAAGTCCTAAGAAACTTTAAATCTCAAACACGTTGGTCGGCTTGGTCCATTCCACTACCACATTGCCCTTCTCCGGGTCCACTGCTACACCATCACCAGAAATCTCGTGTCCATGGAAAGACACGTTCTCCAGCCAAAACTCGCACTTCTCGAGTTTAGCATAGAGCTACTCTCTTTGAAGCCTCTCTGATGCCTTCCGTAGATGCTCCTCGTGCTCCTCCGACATCTTGGAGTAGATCAGGATATCATCAATGAAACCACGGTGAACTGATCCAGATAATCATGAAATACTCTATTCATTGTGTCCATGAAGATAGCTGGCACCTTATTTAGTCCGAAAGACAACTAAAAACTCAAAATGTCCATAACGAGTTTTGAAGGCTGTCTTAGAAATGTCTTCTTCCTTCACTCTCACTTGAAGATAGCCTGAACCCAAGTCAATCTTAGAGAACACACGCACTCCTTGCAGTTGATCCAACAGGTCGTCAATCCTTGGCAAATGATACTTGTTCTTAATCGTCACCTTGTTCAATTCATGGTAGTCGATGTACATCCTCATCGACCCGTCCTTCTTTTTCACGAACAACATTGGCACTCCCCATGGTGATGAGCTAGGGCGAATGAACCCTTTTATCCAACAACTCCTGAAGTAGTTCCTTTAACTCCTT encodes the following:
- the LOC132190835 gene encoding uncharacterized protein LOC132190835; this translates as MDIPVYEAAPLKMDQLMDAIGRLVLALDHDRVTSFDGRSDHINAENWLNDMEELLTTTGCTNEQKVAYTTYKLTGEAKLWWQVVQEAKALEFLDLAQGSMQVIEYATKFLQLSRFGMYLISNEEKKEKKFEWGLNTRIRTMLTCFDICDFPQLVDQALIYEESLKENALEYVDQKRRAQGPGTLVGGVGPAKRMEVES